One window of the Bubalus bubalis isolate 160015118507 breed Murrah chromosome 8, NDDB_SH_1, whole genome shotgun sequence genome contains the following:
- the SHH gene encoding sonic hedgehog protein — protein MDEMLLLARCLLVLLVSSLLMCSGLACGPGRGFGKRRNPKKLTPLAYKQFIPNVAEKTLGASGRYEGKITRNSERFKELTPNYNPDIIFKDEENTGADRLMTQRCKDKLNALAISVMNQWPGVKLRVTEGWDEDGHHSEESLHYEGRAVDITTSDRDRSKYGMLARLAVEAGFDWVYYESKAHIHCSVKAENSVAAKSGGCFPGSATVHLEQGGTKLVKDLRPGDRVLAADDEGRLLYSDFLTFLDRDRGAKKVFYAIETREPRERLLLTAAHLLFVAPHNGSAAGAPEGAAAAAAAAAAGGGAPGRRALFASRVRPGQHVYVVAERGGARRLLPAAVHSVTLREETAGAYAPLTAHGTILINRVLASCYAVIEEHSWAHGAFAPYRLAHALLAALAPGRTDRGGAGDGGGGGRVPPPTPGAPGAADVPGAAGIHWYSELLYQIGTWLLDSEALHPLGMAVKSS, from the exons ATGGACGAGATGCTGCTGCTGGCGAGATGtctgctggtgctgctggtcTCCTCGCTGTTGATGTGCTCGGGGCTGGCGTGCGGACCCGGCAGGGGATTTGGCAAGAGGCGGAACCCCAAAAAGCTGACCCCTTTAGCCTACAAGCAGTTTATCCCCAACGTGGCGGAGAAGACCCTAGGGGCCAGTGGAAGATATGAGGGGAAGATCACCAGAAACTCAGAACGATTTAAGGAACTCACCCCCAATTACAACCCCGACATCATATTTAAGGATGAAGAAAACACTGGAGCGGACCGGCTGATGACTCAG AGATGCAAGGACAAACTGAACGCCTTAGCCATCTCCGTGATGAACCAGTGGCCGGGCGTGAAGCTGCGGGTGACCGAAGGCTGGGACGAGGACGGCCACCACTCGGAAGAGTCGCTGCACTACGAGGGCCGCGCGGTGGACATCACCACCTCTGACCGCGACCGCAGCAAGTACGGCATGCTGGCGCGCCTGGCCGTAGAGGCCGGCTTCGACTGGGTCTACTACGAGTCCAAGGCGCACATCCACTGCTCCGTGAAAGCAG AGAACTCGGTGGCGGCCAAGTCGGGCGGCTGCTTCCCGGGCTCGGCCACGGTGCACTTGGAGCAGGGCGGAACCAAGCTGGTGAAGGACCTGCGGCCCGGGGACCGCGTGCTGGCGGCCGACGACGAGGGCCGGCTGCTCTACAGCGACTTCCTCACCTTCCTGGACCGCGACCGCGGCGCCAAGAAGGTCTTCTACGCCATTGAGACGCGGGAGCCTCGCGAGCGCCTGCTGCTCACCGCCGCGCACCTGCTCTTCGTGGCGCCGCACAACGGCTCAGCCGCGGGGGCGCCcgagggggcggcggcggcggccgcggcggcggcggcgggcgggggcgCGCCGGGGCGCCGGGCGCTCTTCGCCAGCCGCGTGCGGCCGGGCCAGCACGTGTACGTGGTGGCCGAGCGCGGCGGGGCCCGGCGGCTGCTGCCCGCCGCGGTGCACAGCGTGACGCTGCGCGAGGAGACGGCGGGCGCCTACGCGCCGCTGACGGCGCACGGGACCATCCTCATCAACCGGGTGCTGGCCTCGTGCTACGCGGTCATCGAGGAGCACAGCTGGGCGCACGGGGCCTTCGCGCCCTACCGTCTGGCGCACGCGCTCCTGGCCGCGCTGGCGCCCGGGCGCACGGACCGCGGCGGAGCCGGCGAcggcgggggcggcggccgcGTCCCCCCGCCCACGCCTGGGGCGCCGGGGGCGGCCGACGTGCCGGGCGCCGCGGGCATCCATTGGTATTCGGAGCTGCTCTACCAAATAGGCACCTGGCTGTTGGACAGCGAGGCTTTGCATCCGCTGGGCATGGCGGTCAAGTCCAGTTGA